One stretch of Mobula birostris isolate sMobBir1 chromosome 23, sMobBir1.hap1, whole genome shotgun sequence DNA includes these proteins:
- the atp6v1f gene encoding V-type proton ATPase subunit F: protein MAVRGKLIAVLGDEDTCTGFLLGGIGELNKNRRPNFLVVEKETSVAEIEETFKSFLSRDDIGIILINQYIAEMIRHVIDAHTLSIPAVLEIPSKEHPYDASKDSILRRAKGMFSTDDFR from the exons ATGGCGGTTCGGGGCAAGTTGATCGCGGTGTTGGGGGATGAGGACACCTGCACCGGTTTCCTGCTCGGTGGTATCGGCGAGCTCAACAAGAACCGGAGGCCCAACTTTCTGGTGGTGGAGAAGGAGACGAGCGTGGCGGAAATCGAAGAGACTTTCAA AAGTTTCTTGAGCCGTGATGACATTGGGATCATTCTGATCAATCAGTACATTGCGGAAATGATTCGGCACGTCATTGATGCACATACGTTGTCCATTCCTGCTGTGCTGGAGATCCCATCAAAGGAGCACCCGTACGATGCCTCCAAAGACTCCATCCTCCGGCGTGCCAAGGGAATGTTCAGTACGGATGACTTCCGGTAG